The sequence TAAGAAGTCATGTTAGAATTCCTTTATGATTATTAAATATGTTGATTCAATAGACTGATTCTATTCTGTAAAACTTCTTTTGAATAATTTCATTACTAATGATTTGGAATACAGTTACCTACTTGAAGATAAAATATCCCTAGAAATTAATTTCAAAGGTGATCTGGGGATAGTTCCATGGGTAGAGATATATAACTCTGAtaatagttttaatttatatgttCTCTAACATTGTGTGTTAATTAAAAGATGAGGTAACATCTATAGACCTTGACTGAGTGACCCTCAAGAATTCGAACAAATGCTGTAATTAGTAAACAGTGACTTAAAGTCCTATTTTTTTGTTCACAGGTGGGTTTAGGCATCCTGTCATGTTTGTTGTCCATTTAGAAGCAGtcttatgttaatttttttgttgatATGTTATTCCACATTGCATACTtttatgtttatcttttcttcattAGATGATAACTCTCTGTATCATCCGATATGTAAGTCTTTCTTCAAACATTTCATCTATTGCTGTTTTGGTATCATTTCCTAAATCCTTAAAAAACATGAAATTGTCAAATAAACCTGTCTGAGATTTCAAGGATTGGTTAAGAATATTCTTTCAAACCTAGAATGAAGAAGTATACCTCCTTTATGAAATGGATAGTAAATATAAAGTAAATcttgctttacatttttattaagcttttaatcaatttttttattttaatagatattaGCTATATGTACAACAATTAGCTTCCAGATGGAAAGCTAATAGTGACACCTCATTTATTTAATGATGTATCCTTTTCCCACAAATGTCTCTAATTAATTGCCTCTCAATTGGTGTGCAAGATTGAGATTAATGAGATGTTTTAATAAGCCTTGATCTTATTAATAATATCTGAAAGTATAAGAACCATACTgctcatttgttgaatgaatgaacaaattatcATGACACGTCAGGAAGTCAGTCATAAGAATTATATTGATAGGAAATGTTGTCCTGAACTCTGAAATAAAAGATGCAGAAAGACCTATGGAACAAAGGAACAATGTAACTGAGTTTGTCCTCTTGGGGCTCACTCAGAGCCCCCAGGGTCAGAAGATATTATTTGTCATCTTCTTGCTCACCTACATCGTGACCATGGTGGGCAATCTCCTCATTGTCCTGACTGTGGTGTCCAGCCCAATGCTTGACATCCCTATGTACTTCTTTCTTGGCAACTTATCATTTATGGATGCTGTTTATTCTACTACAGTCACCCCAAATATGATTACAGACTTATTCTGCacgaaaaaaaatcatttcattccAAGCATGCATGATCCAACTTTTTACAGAGCATTTATTTGGTGGTGCTGAGATTTTACTCCTGGtggtcatggcctatgaccgctacgtggccatctgcaaacctTTGCATTATATGACAGTAATGAATCAACGGGTGTGTGTTCTGTTACTGCTGTTAGCCTGGACTGGTGGGTTTTTACATGCTATCGTTCATATTCTCTTTGTTTACAATCTCCCCTTCTGTGGCCCCAATGTCATTGACCACTTCGTCTGTGACATGTACCCCTTGTTAAAACTGGCCTGCACTGACGTCCGTGTTATTGGCTTCACGGTGCTGGCTAATGATGGGGCCATCTGCGTGGTCCTCTTCACACTCTTGCTCCTCTCCTATGGGGTCATCCTGCGCTCCCTGAAGGATCTTAGTCAGGAAGGGAGGCGCAAAGCCTTGtccacctgtggctcccacatCACTGTGGTGGTCCTCTTCTTCGTGCCctgtatttttctgtatgtgaGACCTCCTTCCACTTTACCCATTGACAAATACTTGGCAGTGTTTTACACCATCGTCACCCCTATGTTGAACCCTCTGATCTATACGCTGAGAAATGGAGAGATGCAAAATGCCATGAAAAAGCTCTGGAACAGAAGACGGAAATGAGGCCGTAGGGAAATATGTCACttattttcaatgaaaaattGCTCTTCTCAGGAAAACAACGTGTGATTTTTTAACTGTAGTGCCTTCTCAGGCTAAATAACTTGGGTATGATGAAAAACATCTCTTATTGAATAATTTGAATGatcaaaatatactttaatattttcaaaatttcctaGTTCAAAATGCATATTtgtttgaaatgcatttttatgatttccatgattTCTTGGGGGAAGTACATATAGTTTTGGGgtaaaaaatgtttctttgaggCTATAGATTTATGTCCTATATGATGAGTTAAGCTATATAGTTAACACTGTTAATTTATTAGATTAGGGGAAAATTTTACCATATTTCTCTctaaaataatacaatatttttcagaattaatAGGGTTTATTACATTACagatttcagaaaaaataattaaaaatataaattcctcCACACACAAACATACTTATTAATATTTGAAGTATAGATACAATTTTCTATCTGCAAGATTATTTATACAtcattttgtttctgttgcttAACATCTTAAGATTGAAGAAGAATGTTTCaaagatttaaatttaataataaggccatgtttataaaaataatctaaaggaatgaaattttatgTAGAATAAAGCCGAATCTTAATTCTCCAACTGTTATaattatgtgttttaaaataaatgtgttattttaatattttttgcttttacatttctattaccatattacttttgaaaaattCCATTTCCTTCAAGTGATTTCATACACTTTAACCACTTTTTTGAAAATAACTTATAAAAAcactttatgaaagtgaaagtcatgtctgactctttgtgaccccgtggaatgtagcccacggaattctccaggccagaatactggagtgggtagcttttcccttctccagcagatcttcccaactcaggaatcgaacccagatctttcctgcattgcagacagattctttaccagctgagccaccaggaaagtccaaaaacactttatattttaatccatctagaatttattttcatttgtcatgGGCAAAGACGTAAGTCTATTTTCCCTAAAGAGGTAAAATAGTCTGTCAACATAATGATTCCTTTCACATAGCTTGAAAAGTTTCTACTTAGTAGGTGATGTTTTGCACCATCTGAGATGTTCAGTTCTGGGGCACCTTCTCCTCTTCTCCATCTCCTCTCTCACATTTCCCTTATCCTCTGAACTTTAGGGTCATTTTGTAAagtttgaaaatttccataaaaaCATGTTTAGCATGTCATTGCTGAATATGCTtatgctttcccttctccaggggatcttcctgaccctgggattgaacccaggtctcctggcttgcaggtggattctttaccacctgagtcacaaaggaagcccaagaatactggagtgggaagcttaacccttctccaggggatcttcctgacccagaaatcgaagcggggtgggatgttttgagagaacagcatcgaaacatgtatattatcaagggtgaaacagatcaccagcccaggttggatgcatgagacaagtgctcggggctggtgcactgggaagacccagaaggatggggtggggagggtggtgggaggggggattgggatggagaacacatgtaaatccatggctgattcatgtcaatatatggcaaaaaccactacaatattgtaaagtaattagcctcctactaataaaaataaatggaaaaaataataaaaaaaaataaatgggaagggAACTGAGTAGATATTTCTCCAATGAAAATATAAGAATGGTCacaggaacatgagaaggtgctcaacatcactaatcatcagagacaTGCAACTCATAACACAAAAGGAGATCGCTTTTCATCTGTTAGGATGGCCATATGAGATCTATATGAGACAAAAATgtttggtgaggatgtagagaaaaatgGAACTATACTATTAATGGGAATATAATTTTTTCAGTCACTACAGTGAACATTAGGGAGGTTTTTCaggcaattaaaaacaaaaccattgtATTATGCAATCGTGCTTTTGAGTATATATTCAAGAATATGAAATCAGGAATCTGAAAGGTCATCTctactcccatgttcattgcagcattattcacaatagccaagatctGGAGACAACTAAGTGAGCATTGAAAGATGAACGGATAAAAGAAATATGagacataaatatatgtatatatttatatatagacttccccggtggctcagatggtaaagtgtctgcctacaatgtgggacacccaggttcggtctctgagttgggaagcttttcctggagaagggaatggaaactcactccaatattcttgccatccctcaaaaaaaaaaaaaaaaa comes from Cervus elaphus chromosome 1, mCerEla1.1, whole genome shotgun sequence and encodes:
- the LOC122709001 gene encoding LOW QUALITY PROTEIN: olfactory receptor 4A15-like (The sequence of the model RefSeq protein was modified relative to this genomic sequence to represent the inferred CDS: deleted 1 base in 1 codon), with translation MEQRNNVTEFVLLGLTQSPQGQKILFVIFLLTYIVTMVGNLLIVLTVVSSPMLDIPMYFFLGNLSFMDAVYSTTVTPNMITDLFARKKIISFQACMIQLFTEHLFGGAEILLLVVMAYDRYVAICKPLHYMTVMNQRVCVLLLLLAWTGGFLHAIVHILFVYNLPFCGPNVIDHFVCDMYPLLKLACTDVRVIGFTVLANDGAICVVLFTLLLLSYGVILRSLKDLSQEGRRKALSTCGSHITVVVLFFVPCIFLYVRPPSTLPIDKYLAVFYTIVTPMLNPLIYTLRNGEMQNAMKKLWNRRRK